The following are encoded in a window of Rosa chinensis cultivar Old Blush chromosome 4, RchiOBHm-V2, whole genome shotgun sequence genomic DNA:
- the LOC112196856 gene encoding tropinone reductase homolog At5g06060 isoform X1 — MIEVERKMATTDVNSRNRRWSLEGMTALVTGGTKGIGYAIVEELAGLGASVHTCARNEVLLNDCLSQWKLKGFHKVTGSICDMVLKTQREELIHRVSLLFNGKLNILINNVGTNIPKPTTEYAAEDYSFIMSTNLESTYHLCQLAHPLLKDSGAGNIILLSSVAGVVSLGKVGSIYAATKGAMNQLAKNLACEWAKDKIRTNSVAPWFIRTPLAEPYLNDVKNLEAVNSRTPLGRPGEPEEVSALVAFLCLPAASYITGQTICIDGGMTINGFSF; from the exons ATGATCGAAGTTGAGAGAAAGATGGCGACAACAGATGTCAATAGCAGAAACAGGAGATGGTCTCTTGAGGGGATGACTGCACTTGTCACCGGTGGAACCAAAGGGATTGG GTATGCTATTGTGGAAGAATTGGCTGGACTAGGGGCAAGCGTACATACTTGTGCTCGAAATGAAGTCCTACTCAATGACTGCTTGAGTCAATGGAAGTTGAAGGGTTTTCATAAAGTTACTGGTTCGATCTGTGATATGGTCTTAAAAACCCAACGTGAGGAGCTAATACACAGGGTCTCATTGCTGTTTAATGGGAAGCTTAACATCCTT ATAAACAACGTGGGAACAAATATACCAAAACCAACAACCGAGTACGCAGCTGAAGATTACTCATTTATCATGAGTACCAATCTTGAATCCACATACCACTTGTGCCAACTTGCACATCCTCTTCTCAAAGATTCAGGAGCTGGTAACATAATTCTTTTGTCATCTGTTGCTGGTGTGGTATCACTTGGGAAGGTTGGGAGTATATATGCTGCCACTAAAG GAGCAATGAATCAATTGGCAAAAAACTTGGCGTGTGAATGGGCGAAAGATAAGATAAGGACTAACAGTGTTGCACCTTGGTTCATCAGAACTCCCCTCGCTGAACCT TATCTGAATGATGTAAAAAATTTGGAGGCCGTGAACTCTCGAACCCCTTTAGGACGGCCTGGAGAGCCAGAAGAGGTGTCTGCATTGGTAGCATTTTTGTGCCTCCCCGCAGCCTCTTACATAACTGGACAGACTATTTGCATCGACGGAGGGATGACTATCAATGGCTTTTCATTCTAG
- the LOC112196856 gene encoding tropinone reductase homolog At1g07440 isoform X2 — translation MIEVERKMATTDVNSRNRRWSLEGMTALVTGGTKGIGYAIVEELAGLGASVHTCARNEVLLNDCLSQWKLKGFHKVTGSICDMVLKTQREELIHRVSLLFNGKLNILVSMPCIPTIYYNNNPHYLRLHGRYHFHKILQK, via the exons ATGATCGAAGTTGAGAGAAAGATGGCGACAACAGATGTCAATAGCAGAAACAGGAGATGGTCTCTTGAGGGGATGACTGCACTTGTCACCGGTGGAACCAAAGGGATTGG GTATGCTATTGTGGAAGAATTGGCTGGACTAGGGGCAAGCGTACATACTTGTGCTCGAAATGAAGTCCTACTCAATGACTGCTTGAGTCAATGGAAGTTGAAGGGTTTTCATAAAGTTACTGGTTCGATCTGTGATATGGTCTTAAAAACCCAACGTGAGGAGCTAATACACAGGGTCTCATTGCTGTTTAATGGGAAGCTTAACATCCTTGTAAGTATGCCATGTATTCCTACCATCTATTACAATAACAACCCCCATTATTTACGATTGCATGGGCGATATCATTTCCATAAAATCCTACAAAAATAA